From a region of the Triticum aestivum cultivar Chinese Spring chromosome 7D, IWGSC CS RefSeq v2.1, whole genome shotgun sequence genome:
- the LOC123168351 gene encoding GDSL esterase/lipase At3g09930-like, with translation MKLMPTVFCLLLVVLALDAARVEARGTPSADQGSKNQWSSMFVFGDGFVDNGNLPKTDTWRQWSYPYGSYLNSRGSATPVPTGRLSNYWIQSDFIARILGLSEAPPSYRLTPHLSCDPSGMTFAFGGAGVYEVPDKKVPTLATQVNAFTRLLNAGVISKQQLQSSVALVSISGSDYMTGANVENAFLSSFDDIDSYIGNVTTEIAKNVGKLQRLGVRKVLVNNMHPIGCTPLRTSSNNYTTCDLLANYAATVHNMNIEHLMGNKNNAHILDLYTAFTDIVNHAPGEGSERSNNFKRKLTPCCEASTELGYCGQVSPSGERLYDLCKNPDKKFYWDETYPTTAGWEAVTEALEEPLREFLDRDYVP, from the exons ATGAAGCTCATGCCGACCGTCTTCTGCCTTCTCCTCGTCGTCCTTGCATTGGATG CGGCGCGTGTGGAGGCTCGAGGCACACCTTCGGCTGATCAGGGGTCAAAGAACCAATGGTCCAGCATGTTCGTCTTCGGCGATGGCTTCGTCGACAACGGCAACCTCCCAAAGACCGACACATGGCGCCAATGGAGCTATCCCTACGGCTCCTATCTCAACTCCCGTGGATCTGCGACTCCTGTTCCAACTGGACGCCTTTCCAACTATTGGATTCAATCTGACTTCATCG CAAGGATCTTGGGCCTCAGTGAAGCCCCTCCATCGTACAGGCTCACGCCACACCTATCTTGCGACccatctggcatgacctttgctttcGGCGGCGCTGGCGTCTACGAGGTGCCGGACAAGAAGGTGCCGACCCTTGCCACACAGGTCAATGCTTTCACGAGGCTACTCAATGCTGGAGTCATCTCAAAACAACAGCTTCAGAGCTCCGTCGCTCTCGTCTCCATCTCCGGCAGTGACTACATGACTGGTGCCAACGTCGAGAATGCCTTCTTGAGTAGCTTCGATGAT ATCGATAGTTATATTGGGAATGTTACGACAGAGATTGCAAAGAACGTGGGGAAGCTACAGAGGCTAGGTGTGAGAAAGGTACTAGTGAACAACATGCATCCCATTGGCTGCACGCCTTTGCGGACTAGTTCGAACAACTACACGACATGCGACCTTCTGGCCAATTATGCCGCAACTGTGCACAACATGAACATAGAACACCTGATGGGCAACAAGAATAATGCCCACATACTGGACCTCTACACTGCCTTCACCGACATCGTCAATCACGCCCCTG GTGAAGGGTCGGAGAGGTCAAACAATTTCAAGCGCAAGCTGACACCTTGCTGCGAGGCATCCACCGAGCTTGGGTACTGTGGACAAGTTAGCCCTTCAGGGGAGCGTCTCTATGACCTATGCAAGAATCCTGACAAGAAATTCTACTGGGACGAGACTTACCCGACAACCGCTGGGTGGGAAGCTGTTACAGAGGCGCTAGAAGAACCTTTGAGGGAGTTCCTAGATCGGGACTATGTTCCATGA